A single window of Pseudarthrobacter defluvii DNA harbors:
- a CDS encoding DUF429 domain-containing protein, which yields MRTLGVDLAASTKKTAVAVVEWSDDCATLTRLALDVSDQEIVDLFGTCDMTGVDCPVGWPDALIPFLTGHLNSDAGPVLEHDGSAGRRLLAYRRRGWTWAVTGSE from the coding sequence GTGAGAACCCTCGGCGTGGACCTGGCGGCCTCGACCAAGAAGACCGCCGTCGCGGTCGTTGAATGGAGCGATGACTGCGCCACGCTGACCCGTTTGGCCCTGGATGTAAGCGACCAGGAGATTGTGGACTTGTTCGGCACCTGCGACATGACCGGCGTCGACTGTCCCGTGGGCTGGCCCGACGCACTGATCCCCTTCCTGACCGGCCACCTGAATTCCGACGCCGGACCCGTCCTTGAGCACGACGGGAGCGCGGGCCGGAGGCTGCTTGCCTACAGGCGCCGTGGCTGGACCTGGGCGGTCACCGGGAGCGAATAG